In Hymenobacter sublimis, a single genomic region encodes these proteins:
- the aspA gene encoding aspartate ammonia-lyase — MQTTTRLEHDFLGERTIPNEVYYGIQTLRALENFRITGIPLKSEPLFVQALAYVKKAAAMANRDLGVLDSAIAECIIKACERVASGELDDQFLTDMIQGGAGTSVNMNANEVLANAALELMGKQKGQYEFCHPNNHVNCSQSTNDAYPTAFRIALSNKLVGYSQALGELADAFAAKGQEFRNVLKMGRTQLQDAVPMSMGDEFKAFATNLREELLRIEDSRRLISEINMGATAIGTGVNAPPGYAELVTKHLRDVTGLDLSLAGDLIEATYDTGAYVQLSGVLKRTAVKLSKICNDLRLLSSGPRTGLFEINLPPLQPGSSIMPGKVNPVVPEVVNQTAFYVIGADLTVTMAAEAGQLQLNVMEPVISFALFTSISYLTNACHTLREKCVVGITANAHHAENMVRNSIGIVTQLNPVLGYETSAEIAKEALKTGKTVYDIAVTDRQLLTQAKWDEIFTFENLIRPGFIQ; from the coding sequence ATGCAAACTACCACCCGGCTTGAGCACGATTTCCTTGGCGAACGAACCATTCCTAACGAAGTATACTATGGTATCCAGACGTTGCGGGCCCTGGAAAACTTCCGCATCACCGGAATTCCGCTGAAGTCGGAACCCTTGTTTGTGCAGGCCCTGGCCTACGTAAAAAAAGCCGCCGCCATGGCCAACCGCGACCTAGGCGTGCTGGATTCGGCCATCGCCGAGTGCATTATCAAAGCCTGCGAGCGGGTAGCCAGCGGGGAACTCGACGATCAGTTTCTAACCGATATGATTCAGGGCGGCGCCGGCACGTCCGTGAATATGAACGCCAATGAGGTGCTAGCCAACGCCGCCCTGGAACTCATGGGCAAGCAAAAGGGCCAGTACGAGTTCTGCCACCCCAACAACCACGTCAACTGCTCGCAATCGACCAACGACGCCTACCCCACGGCCTTCCGCATTGCCCTCAGCAACAAGCTCGTGGGCTACAGCCAGGCCCTGGGCGAGCTGGCCGATGCCTTTGCGGCCAAGGGGCAGGAGTTCCGAAATGTGCTGAAAATGGGCCGCACCCAGCTCCAGGATGCGGTGCCCATGAGCATGGGCGACGAGTTCAAGGCCTTTGCCACCAACCTGCGCGAGGAATTGCTGCGCATTGAGGACAGCCGCCGGCTAATCAGTGAAATAAACATGGGCGCTACCGCCATTGGTACCGGCGTAAACGCGCCTCCCGGCTACGCAGAGCTGGTAACCAAGCACCTGCGCGACGTAACCGGCCTGGACCTGAGCCTGGCCGGCGACTTAATTGAGGCTACCTACGATACCGGTGCTTACGTGCAGCTTTCCGGCGTACTGAAGCGCACGGCCGTGAAACTCTCCAAAATCTGTAACGATTTGCGCCTGCTGTCCTCCGGTCCGCGCACGGGTCTGTTTGAGATTAATCTGCCGCCCCTGCAGCCCGGCTCCAGCATCATGCCCGGCAAGGTAAACCCCGTAGTGCCCGAGGTAGTCAACCAGACGGCCTTTTACGTTATCGGGGCCGATTTGACCGTGACCATGGCCGCCGAGGCTGGCCAGCTACAGCTAAACGTGATGGAGCCGGTAATATCCTTTGCCCTGTTTACGTCGATTTCCTACCTAACCAACGCCTGCCATACCCTGCGCGAGAAGTGTGTGGTGGGCATCACGGCCAATGCCCACCACGCCGAAAATATGGTGCGCAACAGCATTGGCATCGTCACGCAACTCAACCCGGTATTGGGCTACGAAACGTCGGCGGAAATTGCGAAGGAAGCCCTGAAAACCGGCAAAACCGTGTACGACATTGCCGTTACGGACCGGCAGCTGCTGACCCAGGCCAAGTGGGACGAAATCTTCACGTTTGAGAACCTGATTCGGCCGGGCTTTATTCAATAA
- a CDS encoding glycosyltransferase family 117 protein → MLYSRLKPVFGGALFLLALGVYWATLEPTASFWDCGEFTASAYKLLVPHPPGAPLYLLLGRLASLLAAGEPTRVPVLVNLVSAVASAATVTLLFGIITDLAAKLLRPAQAAELMPGTATALVLGSGVVGALALTFSDSFWFNAVEAEVYALSTLGTALVVWLMLQWEKRADEADSDRWLVLIAYVIGLGIGVHLLNLLAIPVLSVVWYFRRTAQPTRRGTILALLGGSGLVLLVLEGIIPGLPTLAGASEVFFVNTFGLPYNSGLLLFLLAGLGALLLALRWAYQQGRRGLHTALLALVFVLIGYSSYLIVPIRSSFSPTINENAPNEILSFVSYLKREQYGDRPLLYGPHLFAQAVAQEDGAPRYTRQNGRYIITDHRPELRYEAPDKVLLPRIYAGPAGTSPELVRQYRKWVTDLEEGRKPTMTQNLSFLWQYQFGHMFWRYFGWNFIGRESDVQHAGVLWPWATTQAVPASVAENRGRNALLALPFLLGVAGLVWQLRRNGRQALVVGLLFLLTGLAIVFYLNQPPQEPRERDYTFAGATLAFCIWIGLGVPALHAALGRLLSASRPRVLLASALGLLVPTLMATEGWDDHDRTGRFSSVDYAKNVLNTLAPNAILVTEGDNDTFPLWYAQEVEGVRPDVRVLVSSYLNTDWYVEQMRQRSYQSAPLPLSISPAHYRQGTNDYLPFVENPAVRELNVREFVQLVEQNSPLLQVSYGDGSRTLLSYPATHLVLPVDTAAVRRSGMVPPERLAQIVSRLEWDVSRGALEKRELALLDVLATNNWQRPVYFANTVSPATRMGLEPYLQLEGLACRVLPCRAPAALRPELRLPEEGEVAKDLLYDSLMRKYSYRNLNNPKVYYDENQRFTLSGYREQFARLARAYVEAGNHPRARKVLQKCLTVLPDTALPYDAYTPDLVPSLVAVGESHRAREIMDTLTTRTTQHLAHYAARPDAALFEREIGMQLFTLQHLYLAAADTNDAARATALAGILRQYGG, encoded by the coding sequence ATGCTGTATTCCCGACTTAAACCCGTGTTTGGCGGGGCCCTATTTCTGCTCGCACTGGGCGTGTACTGGGCCACGCTGGAGCCCACCGCCTCCTTCTGGGACTGCGGCGAGTTTACCGCTAGTGCCTACAAGCTGCTGGTGCCGCATCCGCCCGGCGCCCCACTCTACCTACTGCTGGGTCGGCTGGCTTCCCTGTTAGCTGCCGGGGAGCCAACCCGGGTGCCGGTGCTGGTGAATCTGGTTTCGGCAGTGGCTAGTGCCGCTACTGTTACCCTGCTGTTCGGCATCATCACGGATCTGGCAGCAAAGCTCCTGCGGCCGGCCCAGGCTGCGGAGCTCATGCCCGGTACGGCAACTGCCCTGGTGCTAGGTAGTGGGGTAGTGGGGGCGCTGGCGCTTACCTTCTCTGACTCGTTCTGGTTTAACGCCGTGGAAGCGGAAGTGTATGCCCTTTCTACCCTGGGCACGGCCCTGGTGGTGTGGCTAATGCTACAGTGGGAAAAGCGCGCCGACGAGGCCGACTCGGACCGGTGGCTAGTGCTCATTGCCTACGTCATTGGCCTGGGCATTGGGGTGCACCTGCTGAATCTGCTGGCCATTCCGGTGCTGAGCGTGGTGTGGTACTTCCGCCGCACGGCGCAACCCACAAGACGGGGTACTATACTGGCACTATTAGGGGGTAGCGGGCTGGTGCTATTGGTGCTGGAAGGCATTATTCCGGGCTTGCCTACCCTGGCTGGGGCCAGTGAGGTGTTCTTCGTGAACACCTTCGGGCTACCTTATAACTCGGGGCTCCTGCTGTTTTTGCTGGCCGGGCTGGGGGCATTGCTGCTGGCGCTTCGGTGGGCTTACCAGCAGGGTCGGCGCGGGTTGCACACGGCCCTGCTGGCCCTGGTATTCGTGCTCATTGGCTACTCCAGCTACCTGATTGTGCCCATCCGCAGCTCTTTCAGCCCTACCATCAACGAAAACGCGCCCAACGAAATCCTCTCCTTCGTGAGCTACCTGAAGCGCGAGCAGTACGGCGACCGGCCCCTGCTCTACGGGCCCCACCTGTTTGCCCAGGCCGTAGCCCAGGAGGACGGGGCGCCGCGCTACACCCGCCAAAACGGCCGTTACATCATCACGGACCACCGTCCGGAGCTGCGCTATGAGGCCCCCGATAAAGTGCTGCTGCCTCGCATCTACGCCGGCCCGGCCGGGACTAGCCCTGAGCTGGTGCGCCAGTACCGCAAGTGGGTTACTGACCTGGAAGAAGGCCGCAAGCCTACCATGACGCAGAACCTGAGCTTCCTGTGGCAGTACCAGTTCGGGCACATGTTCTGGCGCTATTTCGGCTGGAACTTCATCGGGCGGGAAAGCGACGTGCAGCACGCGGGCGTACTCTGGCCCTGGGCTACTACCCAGGCGGTGCCGGCCAGCGTGGCCGAAAACCGGGGCCGTAACGCCCTGCTCGCCTTGCCATTCCTGTTGGGGGTAGCCGGCTTGGTGTGGCAGCTGCGCCGCAACGGGCGGCAGGCTCTGGTGGTGGGGCTGCTGTTTCTGCTGACCGGCCTGGCCATTGTGTTCTATCTCAACCAGCCGCCCCAGGAGCCTCGGGAGCGGGACTACACCTTTGCCGGCGCTACCCTGGCCTTCTGCATCTGGATTGGGCTGGGCGTGCCGGCTTTGCACGCCGCCCTGGGTCGCCTGCTTTCGGCTAGCCGGCCGCGGGTGCTGCTGGCTTCGGCACTAGGATTGCTCGTACCAACCCTCATGGCCACGGAAGGCTGGGACGACCACGACCGGACCGGACGCTTCAGCTCCGTCGACTACGCCAAAAACGTGCTCAACACCCTGGCCCCCAATGCCATTCTGGTTACGGAGGGCGACAACGACACCTTCCCGCTCTGGTACGCCCAGGAGGTGGAAGGCGTGCGCCCCGATGTGCGCGTGCTGGTATCCAGCTATTTAAACACCGATTGGTACGTGGAGCAGATGCGCCAGCGCAGCTACCAGTCGGCTCCGCTACCCCTGTCCATTAGCCCGGCCCACTACCGCCAGGGCACCAATGATTACCTGCCCTTCGTAGAAAATCCCGCCGTGCGCGAGCTGAACGTGCGCGAGTTTGTGCAACTGGTGGAGCAAAACAGCCCCCTGCTGCAGGTTAGCTACGGCGACGGTTCCCGAACCCTGCTTTCTTACCCCGCTACCCACCTGGTACTACCCGTTGATACGGCCGCGGTGCGGCGCAGCGGCATGGTACCCCCGGAGCGGCTGGCCCAGATAGTTTCGCGCCTGGAGTGGGACGTGAGCCGGGGGGCGCTGGAAAAGCGGGAGCTGGCCTTACTCGATGTGCTGGCTACCAACAACTGGCAGCGGCCGGTGTACTTTGCCAATACCGTAAGCCCAGCCACCCGCATGGGCCTGGAGCCCTACCTGCAGCTGGAGGGGCTGGCCTGTCGGGTGTTGCCGTGCCGCGCCCCAGCCGCGCTCCGGCCAGAGTTGCGCTTGCCAGAGGAAGGAGAAGTAGCAAAAGACTTGCTCTATGACTCCCTGATGCGCAAGTACAGCTACCGCAACCTCAACAACCCCAAGGTGTACTACGATGAAAATCAGCGCTTCACCCTAAGCGGCTACCGGGAGCAGTTTGCCCGCCTGGCCCGCGCCTACGTGGAGGCCGGCAACCACCCTCGCGCCCGCAAAGTGCTGCAAAAGTGCCTAACAGTGCTGCCCGACACGGCCCTGCCCTACGACGCCTACACCCCTGACCTGGTGCCTTCCTTGGTGGCAGTGGGCGAAAGCCACCGGGCCCGCGAAATCATGGACACACTCACAACCCGCACCACCCAACACCTAGCCCACTACGCCGCCCGCCCCGATGCCGCCCTGTTTGAGCGGGAAATCGGAATGCAGCTCTTCACGCTCCAGCACCTGTACCTGGCCGCCGCCGACACCAATGATGCGGCCCGGGCTACTGCGCTGGCCGGAATTCTGCGGCAGTACGGCGGGTAA
- a CDS encoding DUF6929 family protein: protein MMQALIRHEAVLPKLPSASGVEVVGNVAYVIGDDAPYLYQLDAATLAAGAPTRLFETAHFSSGRIPKELKLDLECLTALTTPTGETGLLVLGSGATAAREQGFWVPLPKTGGAGAVYPISLSGLYAALRAVLPAGVVLNLEAAAATTTELLLFQRTVGSAAGNLLFRLPLEAALAYLQHRSPQVPSVQAQLFELPVIDGKPAGFSGATWFEDRLFVTASVEDTQDAVLDGAVLGSFVGVLQMANRAAKVLPVQLARLELPGGRAYRGKVESVAGRRRLGPKHYELLLVTDDDAGGSTAVTVELSL from the coding sequence ATGATGCAGGCTCTTATTCGTCACGAAGCAGTGTTGCCGAAGCTACCCTCGGCTTCGGGAGTGGAGGTAGTCGGTAACGTGGCCTACGTCATCGGCGACGATGCACCCTACCTGTATCAGCTGGATGCGGCCACCTTGGCGGCGGGCGCGCCCACCCGGCTTTTCGAAACGGCACACTTCAGCAGCGGCCGAATTCCGAAGGAACTGAAGCTGGATCTGGAATGCCTCACCGCCCTGACTACCCCTACCGGCGAGACTGGCCTGCTGGTGCTGGGCTCGGGGGCTACGGCCGCGCGCGAGCAGGGCTTTTGGGTGCCGCTGCCCAAAACCGGCGGTGCCGGCGCCGTGTACCCCATTTCCTTGAGCGGACTGTACGCGGCCTTGCGGGCAGTGCTACCCGCCGGCGTGGTTCTGAACCTGGAGGCGGCGGCGGCTACCACTACGGAGCTTCTGCTGTTTCAGCGCACCGTGGGCTCGGCGGCCGGTAACCTATTGTTTCGTCTGCCCCTGGAGGCCGCGCTGGCGTATTTGCAGCACCGTAGCCCGCAGGTTCCGTCGGTGCAGGCCCAGCTGTTTGAGCTGCCCGTCATTGATGGGAAGCCCGCCGGTTTTTCCGGGGCTACCTGGTTTGAGGATAGACTATTTGTAACGGCCTCGGTAGAAGACACCCAGGATGCCGTGCTCGACGGGGCCGTGCTGGGCTCGTTTGTGGGCGTGCTGCAGATGGCCAACCGGGCAGCAAAAGTGTTGCCCGTGCAATTGGCTCGGCTGGAGCTGCCCGGCGGCCGCGCCTACCGAGGTAAAGTGGAAAGCGTGGCTGGGCGTCGGCGCCTGGGCCCAAAACACTATGAGCTGCTGCTGGTAACCGACGATGATGCGGGCGGCTCCACGGCCGTAACGGTGGAGCTGAGTTTATAA
- a CDS encoding carboxypeptidase-like regulatory domain-containing protein: MLTCCRLLCCCRTLLVVLVACLTLPTAGWGQARLSGVVLDSLTQQPLPFSTVFLANTTLGVTTDEAGRFVFERVPPGSYEAVASFLGYRLRRQPVLIATSAQHLTFRLPPAATALGEVVVRPTPNNPDDYRKFVESFLGATSFSRQCRIRDPEAVRVHYDPEANELHATCSDYVTVENRALGYRIKYYGLDFRLNFRQQWVAFYGWLIMEDLTTTSERQRRRWQENRRQAYVGSLTHFLRSVYDNRVTEEGFVVQRLRRVVNPARAQADSLLVLMRQQTTTRRLLNPARFDDSLQALAAVPRQLEYLYTRPLTTEAYRQQLPDAERVALQFPDLLQVSYGREKPDPTYAAHLARTAPLGRPAPAAPTTQVSVLHLLLPQVLVQANGQATNPLGVLTEGYWGFEKLGEFLPVNYQPELLQSRPATSGQ; this comes from the coding sequence ATGCTTACCTGTTGCCGTTTGCTTTGCTGCTGCCGTACGTTGCTGGTTGTGCTGGTGGCATGTCTGACCCTGCCCACTGCGGGCTGGGGGCAGGCCCGGCTCAGCGGCGTGGTGCTAGACTCCCTAACCCAGCAGCCGCTGCCCTTTAGCACGGTATTTTTGGCCAATACTACCCTAGGCGTTACCACGGATGAGGCGGGGCGGTTTGTGTTTGAGCGGGTGCCACCGGGCAGCTATGAAGCAGTAGCTTCCTTTTTGGGCTACCGCCTACGCCGCCAGCCGGTGCTGATAGCTACCAGCGCCCAGCACCTCACCTTCCGGCTCCCACCGGCGGCCACAGCCCTCGGTGAGGTGGTGGTACGCCCTACCCCCAACAACCCAGACGACTACCGCAAGTTTGTGGAGTCGTTTCTAGGAGCCACCAGCTTCTCGCGCCAGTGCCGCATCCGCGACCCAGAGGCCGTGCGCGTGCACTACGACCCGGAGGCCAACGAACTACACGCCACTTGTTCGGATTACGTGACGGTAGAAAACCGGGCGCTAGGCTACCGCATCAAGTACTACGGCCTGGATTTTCGCCTGAACTTCCGGCAGCAGTGGGTGGCGTTTTACGGCTGGCTGATTATGGAGGACCTCACGACCACATCGGAGCGGCAGCGCCGCCGCTGGCAGGAAAACCGCCGCCAGGCCTACGTTGGGTCGCTCACCCATTTTCTGCGTAGCGTGTACGATAACCGCGTAACTGAGGAAGGCTTTGTAGTGCAGCGCTTGCGCCGGGTAGTGAATCCGGCCCGCGCCCAGGCCGATAGTTTGCTGGTCCTTATGCGTCAGCAAACTACCACGCGCCGCCTACTGAACCCGGCCCGCTTCGACGATTCCCTGCAAGCCCTGGCCGCGGTGCCGCGCCAGCTGGAGTACCTGTACACGCGCCCCCTGACTACTGAGGCATACCGGCAGCAACTCCCAGACGCGGAGCGCGTGGCCCTGCAATTCCCCGACTTACTTCAAGTCAGCTACGGCCGCGAGAAGCCCGACCCAACGTATGCCGCCCACCTAGCCCGCACGGCGCCCCTAGGCCGACCGGCTCCGGCGGCGCCCACCACGCAGGTTTCGGTGTTACACCTGCTATTACCGCAAGTGCTGGTGCAGGCCAATGGCCAAGCCACCAACCCGCTAGGAGTGCTGACGGAAGGGTACTGGGGCTTTGAGAAGCTTGGGGAGTTTCTGCCCGTGAACTATCAGCCTGAGCTGCTTCAAAGCAGGCCCGCAACGAGTGGTCAGTGA
- a CDS encoding response regulator, producing the protein MPEPLPAEETISLLLVDDHPVVVEGIKGLLRPETGLQVVAQAYSGIEALSILADQHPTIQVAVLDLNMPEMSGIELARVIRSRWPHIRVLILSMFHDHATVAEMLEAGGSGYVLKTANRAELSEAIRQVALGRSYFSHDVAATLLQNMHIPAALEGSRPAELTGREREILQLIAQEYSNQAIAEALFISERTVETHRRNLFTKTNSKSVVGLIQYALRHKLIS; encoded by the coding sequence ATGCCTGAACCCCTACCTGCGGAAGAAACAATCTCACTTTTGCTGGTGGATGACCATCCGGTGGTGGTTGAAGGTATAAAAGGACTGCTCCGGCCCGAAACGGGCTTACAAGTGGTAGCGCAGGCGTACAGCGGAATCGAAGCACTAAGCATTCTGGCGGACCAGCACCCAACTATTCAAGTAGCCGTTCTGGATTTGAACATGCCCGAAATGTCGGGTATTGAGTTGGCGCGGGTTATTCGCTCGCGCTGGCCCCATATTCGGGTGCTAATTCTGAGCATGTTCCACGACCACGCGACGGTAGCGGAAATGCTGGAAGCTGGCGGCTCGGGCTACGTGCTTAAAACTGCCAACCGCGCCGAATTAAGCGAAGCTATTCGCCAGGTAGCCCTGGGCCGCAGCTACTTCAGCCACGATGTAGCGGCTACCCTGCTCCAGAACATGCACATTCCGGCGGCGCTGGAAGGCAGCCGCCCAGCCGAACTGACTGGCAGGGAGCGGGAAATTTTACAGCTAATTGCGCAGGAATATTCCAACCAGGCCATTGCCGAGGCCTTGTTTATCAGCGAGCGTACCGTGGAAACTCACCGGCGCAACCTGTTTACCAAAACCAATTCCAAGTCGGTGGTGGGGTTGATTCAGTACGCGCTGCGCCACAAGTTGATATCGTAA
- a CDS encoding amidohydrolase family protein, producing MKHILLSLALLTATPALAQVPAPAPAQSKPVLLLGGTLHVGNGTLVPDAAVAFDKGRITYAGAQGSFSQDRAAYEVIDVKGQQIYPGLILPNSTLGLTEVEAIRATVDEREVGEFNPNVRSLIAYNTDSDILPTVRTNGVLLAQVTPRGGILSGQSSVVQLDAWNWQDAQVKADDGLHLNWPVMIIKTNPNDDAQVLERREKARQEQLRQLESLLTEASAYRQQPAGRKENLRLTSLAGLFDGSKTLFIHADYGKELIEAVRFAKRLGVQKVTVVGARDAWMMLDFLKQNNVAVVLSRIHALPRREGDDYDQPYRLPSLLQQAGIRYCLDYEGSQETSGSRNLAFIAGTAAGYGLTKEQALEAITLSPARILGIDKDFGSLEAGKSATLLISRGDLLDMRTNDVTRAWIDGRAFRLDTKQTYLRDKFKDKYGLK from the coding sequence ATGAAACATATACTTCTTTCCCTGGCGCTGCTAACAGCTACCCCCGCGCTGGCGCAGGTACCGGCCCCCGCGCCGGCCCAAAGCAAGCCGGTACTGCTGCTCGGTGGCACCCTGCACGTGGGCAACGGCACGTTAGTACCCGATGCTGCCGTGGCCTTTGATAAAGGCCGCATTACCTACGCCGGCGCCCAGGGTAGTTTCAGCCAGGACCGCGCCGCTTACGAGGTTATCGACGTGAAAGGCCAGCAGATTTACCCCGGCCTGATTCTGCCTAACTCCACCCTGGGTCTCACGGAAGTAGAGGCCATTCGCGCTACGGTGGATGAGCGGGAGGTAGGCGAGTTCAACCCCAACGTGCGCAGCCTCATTGCCTATAACACCGACTCCGATATTCTGCCGACGGTGCGTACCAACGGGGTGTTACTGGCGCAAGTAACGCCCCGCGGCGGCATCCTTTCGGGCCAGAGCAGCGTGGTGCAGCTGGACGCCTGGAACTGGCAAGACGCCCAGGTAAAGGCCGATGACGGGCTGCACCTGAACTGGCCGGTAATGATTATCAAAACCAATCCCAACGACGACGCCCAGGTGCTGGAGCGCCGCGAAAAAGCCCGGCAGGAGCAATTGCGCCAACTGGAAAGCCTACTCACCGAGGCCAGCGCCTACCGCCAGCAGCCTGCCGGCCGCAAAGAAAACCTGCGCCTAACGTCCTTGGCCGGCCTCTTCGACGGCTCCAAAACCTTGTTCATTCACGCCGACTATGGCAAGGAGCTAATAGAAGCAGTGCGCTTTGCCAAGCGGCTGGGCGTGCAGAAGGTAACGGTAGTAGGCGCCCGCGACGCCTGGATGATGCTCGACTTTCTCAAGCAGAACAACGTAGCGGTGGTGTTGTCCCGCATCCATGCCCTACCCCGCCGCGAGGGCGACGACTACGACCAGCCCTACCGCCTGCCTAGCCTGCTCCAGCAAGCCGGTATTCGGTATTGCCTTGATTATGAGGGCTCCCAGGAAACCTCCGGGTCCCGGAACCTGGCCTTCATTGCGGGTACTGCCGCCGGCTACGGCCTCACGAAAGAACAAGCTCTGGAGGCCATTACCCTGAGCCCGGCCCGCATCCTGGGCATCGACAAAGACTTTGGCTCCCTGGAAGCGGGCAAGAGTGCTACCCTGCTCATCAGCCGCGGCGACCTGCTCGACATGCGCACCAACGACGTAACCCGCGCCTGGATTGACGGCCGCGCCTTCCGCCTCGATACCAAGCAAACCTACCTGCGCGACAAGTTCAAGGACAAGTACGGGCTGAAATAG
- a CDS encoding RICIN domain-containing protein, with protein MTTPLFRLVVPLWALLFLASPSLFAQATFVPDERAWYGVIARSSGRSLDISNASTEAGATGIQWEFTHANSQQWRFVPAATGSDFYRIEARHSGKCLTLEKPDENAPLVQRPWTGSFYQQWKLVPSGPIGSFILVSRGNDKCASLAAADKFNGTPVVGQRVQNRATQQWKLFKLRLNVDNSQPGFGAPEPLASLNTPGGNELQPVLAPDGRALYFVRTRYAGNTEGVTESGDIWVSTSADEGRSWGPATRLDALNTTQHNGVMAITNAGKTLLLRGHYERDGSFRDEGLSQVARGATGKSGHPVPLDIANYYSAAPATSFFMTPDEKILLLSLERGDSQGGNDLYLSRPGVDGIWNDPVSLGAVINSPGFDFAPWLAPDGKTLYFSSYGHAGYGSADIFVSQRLDDSWTRWSEPRNVGAPLNGPGFDAYLSLSADGKQAYYAASRTANGPADLFRTVTGVAPSDTARPAPPEPVAPAVAARTLLTGRTLDAKTRQPLATEVKAIRLGNDLAFNATARTDVAGGNYQLTLPPGRYRLLASRAGYLTATDTVTMSGSRALELLLVPAAVGSSLELPTLIFAQGKYNLLPASYTELNRLARTLQDNPTVNIRLEGHTDNQGRPDLNVKLSEERVAEVKRYLVTRGIPTTRISTIGYGGSRPRASNEKEETRKLNRRVEFTIVK; from the coding sequence ATGACAACTCCGCTGTTTCGCTTGGTAGTGCCGTTGTGGGCATTGCTTTTCCTTGCCTCGCCTTCCCTTTTCGCTCAGGCAACCTTTGTTCCTGATGAGCGCGCGTGGTACGGCGTTATTGCCCGCAGTAGCGGCCGCTCCCTGGACATCAGCAACGCCTCCACTGAGGCCGGCGCTACGGGTATTCAGTGGGAATTTACGCACGCTAACAGCCAGCAGTGGCGCTTTGTGCCGGCAGCCACGGGCAGCGACTTTTACCGCATTGAGGCCCGGCACAGCGGCAAGTGTCTTACCCTGGAAAAGCCCGATGAAAACGCTCCCCTGGTGCAGCGCCCCTGGACGGGCAGCTTTTACCAGCAGTGGAAGCTAGTGCCCTCGGGGCCCATCGGGAGCTTTATTCTGGTGAGTCGGGGCAACGATAAATGCGCGTCCCTGGCCGCGGCCGATAAGTTTAACGGCACTCCCGTGGTAGGCCAGCGCGTGCAAAACCGCGCCACCCAGCAATGGAAGCTGTTCAAGCTTCGGCTTAACGTGGACAATAGCCAGCCCGGTTTTGGGGCCCCCGAGCCATTGGCCAGCCTGAATACGCCCGGCGGCAACGAGCTGCAGCCCGTGCTAGCCCCCGATGGCCGCGCCCTGTACTTTGTGCGCACTCGTTACGCCGGCAACACGGAAGGCGTAACCGAATCCGGCGACATCTGGGTGAGCACCTCCGCCGACGAGGGCCGCAGCTGGGGCCCTGCTACCCGCCTCGATGCCCTAAATACTACCCAGCACAACGGCGTAATGGCCATTACCAACGCAGGCAAAACCTTGCTGCTGCGGGGCCATTACGAACGGGACGGTTCGTTTCGGGATGAGGGCCTGAGCCAAGTGGCGCGGGGTGCCACTGGAAAAAGTGGGCATCCGGTGCCCCTGGACATTGCCAACTACTACTCGGCGGCCCCCGCTACGTCCTTCTTCATGACGCCCGACGAGAAAATTCTGCTGCTTTCCTTGGAGCGCGGCGACTCTCAGGGCGGCAACGACCTGTACCTGAGTCGGCCCGGGGTTGATGGCATTTGGAATGACCCGGTCAGCCTAGGCGCCGTTATCAATTCTCCTGGTTTCGACTTTGCTCCCTGGCTGGCTCCCGATGGCAAGACGCTGTACTTCAGCTCCTACGGCCACGCCGGCTACGGCAGCGCCGATATCTTCGTCAGCCAACGCCTCGACGACTCCTGGACCCGCTGGAGCGAGCCGCGCAACGTAGGTGCCCCCCTGAATGGCCCCGGCTTCGATGCCTACCTAAGCCTTTCCGCCGATGGCAAGCAGGCGTATTATGCTGCCTCGCGCACGGCCAACGGCCCCGCCGATTTGTTTCGCACGGTGACGGGGGTAGCCCCGAGCGACACGGCCCGCCCCGCTCCGCCCGAGCCTGTAGCTCCCGCCGTGGCCGCTCGTACCCTGCTAACGGGGCGGACCCTGGATGCCAAAACGCGGCAGCCCCTGGCCACGGAAGTGAAAGCCATTCGGCTGGGTAACGACTTGGCTTTCAACGCCACGGCCCGCACCGATGTGGCGGGAGGCAATTACCAGCTTACGCTGCCGCCCGGCCGCTACCGCCTGCTGGCTTCGCGCGCGGGCTACCTCACGGCCACCGATACGGTTACGATGAGCGGCTCCCGCGCCCTGGAGTTGCTGCTGGTGCCGGCCGCCGTGGGCTCCAGTCTGGAATTGCCAACGCTAATCTTCGCCCAGGGCAAATACAACCTGCTGCCCGCTTCCTACACTGAACTGAACCGCCTAGCTCGCACTCTGCAGGACAACCCCACGGTCAATATTCGCCTGGAGGGCCACACCGATAACCAGGGCCGGCCCGACCTGAACGTGAAGCTCTCCGAGGAGCGTGTGGCCGAGGTGAAGCGCTACCTCGTGACGCGCGGCATCCCCACCACTCGCATCAGCACCATTGGCTACGGCGGCAGCCGCCCCCGGGCATCCAACGAAAAAGAGGAAACCCGCAAGCTGAATCGGCGCGTAGAGTTTACGATTGTGAAGTAG